The following coding sequences are from one Lentimicrobiaceae bacterium window:
- a CDS encoding cold shock domain-containing protein yields MAKSQETFNKKEKEKKRLKKKRDKEQKKEERKANSDKGKSIEEMFAYVDHYGNISSTPPDPNKKRIIKAEDIQIGVSRQEATEPEDPTRNGTITFFNESKGYGFIKDDENKQSIFVHANGLINQVKENDKVTFEVEMGKKGLNAVRVKIRDKE; encoded by the coding sequence ATGGCTAAATCGCAGGAAACATTCAATAAAAAAGAAAAAGAAAAGAAACGGTTAAAAAAGAAGCGGGACAAAGAGCAAAAGAAAGAAGAACGCAAAGCCAACTCCGATAAAGGGAAAAGCATAGAAGAAATGTTTGCCTATGTTGACCATTATGGTAATATTTCTTCAACCCCTCCCGACCCCAATAAAAAGAGAATTATAAAAGCAGAAGATATACAAATTGGCGTTTCGCGCCAGGAAGCAACCGAACCGGAAGACCCAACCCGGAACGGAACCATAACATTCTTTAACGAATCAAAAGGTTACGGATTCATCAAAGATGATGAAAACAAACAAAGCATTTTTGTACACGCTAATGGACTGATAAACCAAGTAAAAGAAAACGATAAAGTAACCTTTGAAGTTGAAATGGGTAAAAAAGGCTTAAATGCCGTAAGGGTAAAAATCAGGGATAAAGAATAA